From a single Streptomyces sp. 1331.2 genomic region:
- a CDS encoding carbohydrate ABC transporter permease: MAVHSDRVRTQSPETGKAVAVGTDVTAGGAGSTPKRTGRTAGEPGLGARLAPYLLLLPATVATVGLLGWPLLKTVLLSFQNLNKRQFIQHLTEWNGFDNYKEQLTDSQFWTVTGRTIGFTAVNVVLIMVGGTLVGLLLNRLGKVMRLLLSVALVLAWAMPVVAATTVYTWLFDQNFGVVNWFLDQLGWHSMAHFNWYSGEYSTFFVVVLLIVWMSIPFVAFNMYAALTTIPRELYEAARMDGAGPVKIFTAVVFPSLKPFFLATTFLEIIWVFKAFTQVYLINHGGPDGLTRTLPVHAFLEGIGAQRFGAGSAIAVLTILMLAALMSYYFRIILKQEDEL, encoded by the coding sequence ATGGCTGTGCATTCGGACCGGGTGCGGACACAGTCCCCGGAGACAGGCAAGGCCGTCGCGGTCGGCACTGACGTGACGGCCGGCGGCGCCGGAAGCACTCCGAAGAGGACCGGCAGAACCGCCGGCGAACCGGGCCTCGGCGCCCGTCTCGCGCCGTACCTGCTGCTGCTGCCGGCCACCGTGGCCACCGTCGGCCTGCTCGGCTGGCCGCTGCTGAAGACGGTCCTGCTGTCGTTCCAGAACCTCAACAAGCGGCAGTTCATCCAGCACCTGACCGAGTGGAACGGCTTCGACAACTACAAGGAGCAGCTGACCGACTCGCAGTTCTGGACGGTCACCGGCCGGACGATCGGCTTCACCGCGGTCAACGTGGTGCTGATCATGGTCGGCGGCACCCTGGTCGGCCTGCTGCTCAACCGCCTCGGCAAGGTGATGCGGCTGCTGCTGTCGGTGGCGCTGGTCCTCGCCTGGGCGATGCCGGTGGTCGCCGCGACCACCGTCTACACCTGGCTCTTCGACCAGAACTTCGGCGTCGTCAACTGGTTCCTGGACCAGCTGGGCTGGCACTCGATGGCCCACTTCAACTGGTACAGCGGCGAGTACTCGACCTTCTTCGTGGTCGTGCTGCTGATCGTGTGGATGTCGATCCCGTTCGTGGCGTTCAACATGTACGCCGCGCTGACCACGATCCCCAGGGAGCTCTACGAGGCGGCCCGGATGGACGGCGCCGGCCCGGTCAAGATCTTCACCGCGGTGGTCTTCCCCAGCCTGAAGCCGTTCTTCCTGGCCACGACCTTCCTGGAGATCATCTGGGTCTTCAAGGCCTTCACCCAGGTCTACCTGATCAACCACGGCGGGCCGGACGGGCTCACCCGCACGCTGCCGGTGCACGCCTTCCTGGAGGGCATCGGCGCCCAGCGCTTCGGGGCGGGCTCCGCGATCGCGGTGCTCACCATCCTGATGCTGGCCGCGCTGATGTCGTACTACTTCCGCATCATCCTGAAGCAGGAGGACGAGCTGTGA
- a CDS encoding carbohydrate ABC transporter permease — protein MRRSLIGRTWPNVIAVVLFVFFIFPVYWMISTSFKQDKDIISRTPVFLPLDATLDHFDRAVHADNFWTYVANSLTVTVGAVVISLVIATLASFAVARMKFRGRKSFVLVIMVAQMAPWEVMTIGVYMLSRDNDLLNSLLPLTAFYMMMVLPFTIWTLRGFIAAVPKELEESAMVDGCTRSQAFLKVIFPLLAPGLMSTSLFGFVTAWNEFPLVLWLNKKPDSQTLPLWLSSFQTNFGTDWGATMAASTLFAVPILILFLFLQRKAVGGLTDGAVKG, from the coding sequence GTGAGGCGCTCGCTCATCGGACGTACCTGGCCGAACGTGATCGCGGTCGTCCTCTTCGTCTTCTTCATCTTCCCCGTCTACTGGATGATCTCCACGTCCTTCAAGCAGGACAAGGACATCATCAGCAGGACCCCGGTCTTCCTCCCGCTGGACGCGACCCTCGACCACTTCGACCGGGCCGTCCACGCCGACAACTTCTGGACGTACGTCGCCAACAGCCTCACGGTGACCGTCGGCGCGGTGGTCATCTCGCTGGTGATCGCGACCCTGGCGTCCTTCGCCGTCGCCCGGATGAAGTTCCGCGGCCGCAAGTCCTTCGTACTGGTCATCATGGTGGCCCAGATGGCGCCGTGGGAGGTCATGACCATCGGCGTCTACATGCTCTCCCGCGACAACGACCTGCTGAACAGCCTGCTCCCGCTCACCGCCTTCTACATGATGATGGTGCTGCCCTTCACCATCTGGACGCTGCGCGGATTCATCGCCGCGGTGCCCAAGGAGCTGGAGGAGTCGGCCATGGTGGACGGCTGCACGCGCAGCCAGGCCTTCCTGAAGGTGATCTTCCCGCTGCTGGCCCCCGGCCTGATGTCGACCTCGCTGTTCGGCTTCGTGACCGCGTGGAACGAGTTCCCGCTCGTCCTGTGGCTGAACAAGAAGCCCGACAGCCAGACCCTGCCGCTGTGGCTGTCCTCGTTCCAGACCAACTTCGGCACCGACTGGGGCGCGACCATGGCCGCGTCGACCCTCTTCGCGGTGCCGATCCTGATCCTGTTCCTCTTCCTGCAGCGCAAGGCGGTCGGCGGTCTGACCGACGGCGCCGTGAAGGGCTGA